CGCCTGTGCGCACCTCGCGTTCGTCTTCCTGCACGTGGCGCCGTCCAACACGGTCAGCAAGCAGCACGCGCGGACGATCGACGGCTGGATCTATCCCGAGTTCGAACAGAACTGGAAGCTCTTCGCCCCCAATCCGCTCCAGCAGAACATCGCCGTGGAGGCGCGCGCGCAGGTGCGGACCGCCGCCGGCGAGCTGATCACCACCGACTGGCGCGACCTGAGCGCCGAGGACACCGCCGCCATCCGGCACAGCCTGCTGCCGAGCCACACCCGGCAGAACGAGCTCCGCCGGGCCTGGGACTTCTTCACCGGCTCCCACGACGAGGACGACAAGCCGACCGGAGAGCGCGGCGAGCTCTCCGAGGAGTACCTGCGGCGGATCGCGGTGAACCGGCTCTCCCCGCAGCACCCGGGCGGGCACATCCTGCGGATCCAGATGCGATCGGCGACGACGGCGGTGCCCGCGCCGAAGTGGAGCACCGAGACCACCGACACCCAGACCTACTACCGGGAGCTGCCGTGGTGGACGGTGTGACGCGGGCCCGGGCGGCCCTCGGGCGTGCGGCCGCGCAGGTCACCGGGCAGGCGCTCGGCCCGTACCAGAGCGCCGTGGTGCGCATCGGCTTCGCCGGGACCTGGCTCTTCTTCCTGCTGTGCGAGTTCCCCGTCCGCGCGGAGCTGTACGGGCCGGACGGGCCGTGGAGCTGGCGCCTCGCGGAGCGGCTGACCGACTCCAACGGTGCCTTCACGGTGCTGATGTGGTCCGACTCGACGCTGTGGTTCGAGATCGTCTACGCGGTCTCGGTGCTGGCGAGCGTGGGACTGCTGCTGGGCTGGCGCACGCGGGCGACGTCCGTGGTGTTCATGGTCGGGGTGCTGTCGCTGCAGAACCGCAGCGTGTTCATGGGCGACGGCGGGGACAACGTCATCCACCTGATGGCGATCTACCTGGTGCTGACCCGGTGCGCGCAGGTGTGGTCGCTGGACGCGCGGCGGGCCCGGCTGCGGGGGACCGCCTCCGCGGGAGCCGCCGGGCCGGTGCTGTGGGGCGTACTGGGGGTCGTGTTCGCGTACGGGACCGCGACCGGGGGCTTCGGCTACGGCTGGCTGGCGGTCTTCGCGGCGGTGTGGGTGGTCTGCGGGCTGTGGTGGCTGGTGGACCGCTACGAGCCGGAGGGGGAGGGGCGGGCGGTCCTGGACGTCCTGGCCAACCTGCTGCACAACGCGGGCCTGCTGGTGATCATGGCGGAGGTCTGCCTGATCTACGCGACGGCGGGCTGGTACAAGATCCAGGGGTCGCGGTGGCAGGACGGGACGGCCCTGTACTACCCCCTGGGGCTGGACTACTTCACCCCGTGGCCGGGGCTTTCGGCGCTGGTGGCGGGGAGCGGGACGCTGGTGATGCTGCTGTCGTACGGGACGGTGGCGGTGCAGGTGGCGTTTCCGTTCACGCTGTTCAACCGGCGGATCAAGAACGTGCTGCTGGCCGTGATGATGCTGGAGCACGTGGGGATCGCGGTGCTGCTGGGGCTGCCGTTCTTCTCTTTGGCGATGATCGCCGCCGACGCGGTCTTCTTGCCGACGGTGTTCCTGGTGTGGCTCGGCGCCCGCTGCACCGCCCTGCGACCGAGCCGCCGCGCAGCCGCCGCCGAGCCGGTCCCGGTGGCGGCGGAACCCGAGCCGGTCCCCCGCTGAGCCCGCCCCGCGGCGGCGCGGCTGAAGGACCGGGGCT
Above is a genomic segment from Streptomyces sp. NBC_01233 containing:
- a CDS encoding DUF5819 family protein, yielding MDSNGHELAEEAAPPPSRAPGIAGLSTPYRVVTALALGAVAVAACAHLAFVFLHVAPSNTVSKQHARTIDGWIYPEFEQNWKLFAPNPLQQNIAVEARAQVRTAAGELITTDWRDLSAEDTAAIRHSLLPSHTRQNELRRAWDFFTGSHDEDDKPTGERGELSEEYLRRIAVNRLSPQHPGGHILRIQMRSATTAVPAPKWSTETTDTQTYYRELPWWTV
- a CDS encoding HTTM domain-containing protein, with translation MDGVTRARAALGRAAAQVTGQALGPYQSAVVRIGFAGTWLFFLLCEFPVRAELYGPDGPWSWRLAERLTDSNGAFTVLMWSDSTLWFEIVYAVSVLASVGLLLGWRTRATSVVFMVGVLSLQNRSVFMGDGGDNVIHLMAIYLVLTRCAQVWSLDARRARLRGTASAGAAGPVLWGVLGVVFAYGTATGGFGYGWLAVFAAVWVVCGLWWLVDRYEPEGEGRAVLDVLANLLHNAGLLVIMAEVCLIYATAGWYKIQGSRWQDGTALYYPLGLDYFTPWPGLSALVAGSGTLVMLLSYGTVAVQVAFPFTLFNRRIKNVLLAVMMLEHVGIAVLLGLPFFSLAMIAADAVFLPTVFLVWLGARCTALRPSRRAAAAEPVPVAAEPEPVPR